A region from the Aegilops tauschii subsp. strangulata cultivar AL8/78 chromosome 5, Aet v6.0, whole genome shotgun sequence genome encodes:
- the LOC141023164 gene encoding uncharacterized protein, giving the protein MGTRGGVAIFWNSDTVFVQTHAIGQFSITAKVSIIGAQDYFWLTTVYGPAYEIRNDDFLAEITRVAPHPGEAWLINGDFNIIYEARDKNNSNINRRIIGKFRAAIDAGGLREIKCKNRRFTWSNERRNPTLVSIDKFFCTIAWESLFPTHLLHAASTSCSDHCPLLLAAAAAPRRRARFRFESFWPRHPHFHETVDRAWNRPMTERCAFARLNTKMTRVAKDLKIWSKSLFSDARLQLHLASEIVLRLDIAQESRPLSDVEFHLRKALKLRILGLAAVERAQKRQASRITWLRAGDAPTAFFQAKISSRAHKNFIHALLQIQGGGLDNPFTQEEVWLAIKSSPAERSPGPDGFSGTFFRSCWALIKSDIMAAFSQFYNLAGRNFAMLNTALVALLPKKMGRPPLVIIGLLV; this is encoded by the coding sequence ATGGGAACACGAGGAGGAGTCGCCATTTTCTGGAACTCCGACACTGTCTTCGTTCAAACCCACGCGATAGGCCAGTTCTCCATCACGGCTAAAGTTAGTATAATCGGAGCCCAGGACTACTTCTGGCTGACAACGGTTTACGGGCCAGCATATGAGATACGCAACGATGATTTCCTTGCCGAAATCACTAGGGTGGCTCCCCATCCAGGAGAGGCCTGGCTGATCAATGGCGATTTCAACATTATATATGAGGCTAGGGACAAAAACAATAGCAACATCAATCGTAGGATCATCGGCAAGTTTAGAGCGGCCATCGATGCAGGGGGTCTACGTGAAATCAAATGCAAGAATCGCCGCTTCACTTGGAGCAACGAGCGCAGAAACCCGACCCTCGTCAGCATTGACAAGTTCTTCTGCACGATTGCATGGGAAAGCCTCTTCCCAACACACCTGCTGCACGCCGCATCCACCTCTTGCTCCGACCACTGCCCATTGCTGCTTGCTGCTGCGGCAGCCCCTCGACGACGGGCAAGGTTCAGATTCGAGTCCTTCTGGCCTCGGCACCCACACTTCCATGAAACAGTAGACAGGGCATGGAATCGACCCATGACGGAGCGTTGTGCTTTTGCTAGACTTAACACTAAGATGACTCGAGTGGCTAAGGATCTGAAGATTTGGAGCAAGTCGCTGTTCAGTGACGCGCGCCTCCAGTTGCACCTTGCTTCGGAAATCGTCCTGAGATTAGACATAGCACAGGAATCTAGGCCCCTCTCTGatgttgaatttcatctgcgaaaagcccTTAAGCTACGAATTTTAGGCCTAGCTGCAGTAGAGAGGGCCCAAAAAAGGCAGGCGTCCCGAATAACTTGGCTCCGGGCTGGCGATGCACCGACTGCCTTCTTTCAGGCGAAGATTAGCTCCAGAGCCCACAAAAACTTCATCCATGCATTACTACAAATCCAAGGTGGTGGCCTCGACAACCCTTTCACACAAGAAGAAGTGTGGCTTGCGATCAAGTCCTCCCCGGCCGAGCGATCGCCGGGGCCGGATGGTTTCTCCGGCACCTTCTTCAGATCCTGTTGGGCGCTGATCAAAAGCGACATCATGGCGGCCTTCTCTCAATTTTACAATCTTGCTGGCAGAAACTTCGCCATGCTCAACACAGCCCTAGTAGCTCTCCTACCAAAAAAGATGGGGCGTCCACCATTAGTGATTATAGGCCTATTAGTCTGA
- the LOC109780435 gene encoding uncharacterized protein, with product MKVSTKEQQRRRRAEEEEGKEEAMDASAGGPGEEEEEAVRAFGAGEGGTVVVGVRADAESRALLTWAFVNAVAAGDRVVAVHVVLASAAEAAAAVDFDGMLAVYEGFCNLKQINLKVKICKGSSVRKALVREATLFGASKLVLGITKRKRTIGSSLSVAKYCAKKLPAKCAVLAVNGGKIVYRRESNAHSGKVSAEVPACGDDEMYCVLPFGARQKGEEESELPCDEPSKDGSPDDEEQHDVGAKGSQPEDVVAEEQQPSSVEPAELSTVQVQTEAADPADRDKEPTMSQKDVVADLPGEGASVLYCVLPERNDHSVASTSSRHESDSTEPPAEGDGDLYCLLPPRNGNSGRSSSDSKRSTSSHKDDGDLFCRLSKNGGHSGGSSGGSKRSVGVRSVFRAIRRSSSFSSDIPLSFETSADKRDGSVSMGATERSSSAVSTEPEDLQKETPTSSPMSLRRLIEGRSDRCRLRRRIFHHERTSSFEWAKVSMVQWAMRLPSRYSSVHPDNKSLKSDTSPRLHGDSECDSTSTVGPESIFSFSLYDVAWPPSELGSLQEEYSSVCRLFSYEELKLATSNFSPDMLIGKGGTSHVYKAQLNDGTLYAAKILKPSVDALQEFITEIETVTSLQNDNIVSLRGFSFDNYFLVLVYDYMHQGSLDKALHGKCEYSLSWEKRYKIAIHIAKALEFLHHGGVTESVIHGDVKSANILLSEDFEAQLCDFGLAKKVSASTPHLTCTDITGTFGYMAPEYFSHGKVNKKIDVYAFGVVLLEIISGRKPIITGCAKGQESLVGWARPLLSSGEIKQLVDSALGNDYDCDEMERMTLAASLCTRTSSDSRPETPLVLKLLEGDDETVQWARSQMCAGSDVSDEEAMTPRSNMQSHLNLALLGVDEEEDTLSRCSTERTADTSADGGYWSRSSSFD from the exons ATGAAGGTGTCCACCAAggagcagcagcggcggcggcgggcggaggaggaagaggggaaggaggaggccaTGGACGCCAGCGCCGGCGGaccgggggaggaggaggaggaggcggtgcgCGCCTTCGGCGCCGGCGAGGGGGGCACGGTGGTGGTGGGCGTGCGGGCGGACGCCGAGAGCCGGGCGCTGCTCACGTGGGCCTTCGTCAATGCCGTCGCCGCCGGGGACCGGGTCGTCGCCGTCCACGTCGTGCTCGCCTCCGCGGCCGAGGCCGCCGCCGCGGTGGACTTCGACGGCATGCTCGCCGTCTACGAGGGGTTCTGCAATCTCAAGCAG ATCAATCTCAAGGTGAAGATTTGCAAGGGCTCCTCGGTCCGCAAGGCGCTGGTTCGCGAGGCCACCCTGTTCGGGGCCTCCAAGCTTGTCCTGGGCATCACCAAGAGGAAGCGCACCATTGG GTCCTCCCTGTCAGTTGCCAAGTACTGCGCGAAGAAGCTGCCGGCAAAGTGCGCGGTGCTCGCCGTCAATGGCGGCAAGATCGTCTACCGGAGAGAATCGAATGCTCACTCCGGCAAGGTGTCGGCCGAGGTTCCTGCCTGTGGTGATGATGAGATGTACTGTGTGCTGCCGTTCGGAGCCCGTCAGAAGGGTGAAGAAGAGAGCGAGTTGCCTTGTGATGAACCGAGCAAAGATGGCAGCCCCGATGACGAAGAACAGCATGATGTTGGTGCAAAGGGCAGTCAGCCAGAGGACGTCGTCGCTGAAGAACAGCAACCATCGAGTGTGGAACCTGCTGAGTTGTCGACGGTTCAGGTTCAGACTGAAGCAGCAGATCCCGCTGACAGGGACAAAGAGCCAACAATGAGCCAGAAAGATGTGGTCGCCGATCTGCCAGGTGAGGGTGCCAGTGTGCTGTACTGCGTGCTGCCGGAGAGGAATGACCATTCAGTTGCAAGTACTTCGAGTCGGCACGAAAGTGACTCGACTGAGCCGCCAGCCGAAGGGGATGGAGATCTGTACTGTTTATTGCCCCCAAGAAATGGAAATTCAGGCAGGAGCAGCAGTGATTCTAAGCGTTCAACTTCGAGTCACAAAGATGATGGGGATCTGTTCTGCCGGCTGTCAAAGAATGGTGGACATTCAGGTGGGAGTTCTGGGGGATCCAAGCGTTCCGTTGGTGTAAGAAGTGTGTTTAGGGCCATCAGGCGGAGCAGTAGTTTCTCCAGTGATATTCCATTGAGCTTTGAAACATCTGCTGATAAGAGAGATGGCTCGGTTTCCATGGGTGCCACCGAACGTTCTTCTTCCGCAGTATCTACGGAACCTGAGGATTTGCAAAAGGAAACACCTACTAGTTCTCCAATGTCTCTGAGAAGGCTGATCGAAGGAAGGTCTGACCGCTGCCGCCTGCGAAGGAGAATCTTCCACCATGAAAGAACCTCATCTTTTGAGTGGGCCAAAGTGTCCATGGTTCAATGGGCGATGAGGCTCCCAAGCCGTTACAGTTCTGTGCACCCAGACAACAAATCCTTGAAATCTGATACTAGTCCAAGGTTGCACGGTGATTCAGAATGTGATTCCACTTCCACTGTTGGACCAGAATCTATATTTTCTTTCTCTTTGTATGATGTGGCATGGCCTCCCAGTGAACTGGGGTCGCTTCAAGAAGAGTATTCTTCAGTATGTAGGCTATTTAGTTATGAGGAGCTGAAACTGGCTACATCAAACTTCTCACCAG atatGTTGATTGGGAAGGGAGGAACTAGCCACGTTTACAAGGCACAGTTAAATGATGGCACCTTGTATGCTGCAAAGATTCTGAAACCTTCAGTTGATGCACTTCAGGAGTTTATTACGGAGATTGAGACTGTAACCAGCTTGCAAAATGATAATATTGTCTCACTAAGGGGATTCAGCTTTGACAACTACTTCCTTGTGTTGGTGTACGATTACATGCACCAGGGAAGCTTAGACAAAGCGCTTCATG GCAAGTGTGAGTATAGCCTTAGCTGGGAAAAGAGATATAAGATAGCAATTCACATTGCAAAGGCGCTTGAATTTCTGCATCATGGTGGTGTCACCGAGTCTGTGATTCACGGAGATGTTAAATCTGCAAACATCCTCCTCTCAGAGGATTTTGAGGCCCAG CTGTGTGATTTTGGGTTGGCAAAGAAAGTTTCAGCTTCAACCCCTCACCTAACATGCACTGACATCACAGGAACTTTTGG GTACATGGCACCTGAATATTTTTCGCACGGGAAGGTGAACAAGAAAATCGATGTGTACGCATTTGGGGTTGTGCTGCTGGAGATAATTTCAGGGAGAAAACCCATTATAACAGGATGTGCGAAGGGCCAGGAAAGCCTGGTTGGATGG GCAAGGCCACTACTTTCAAGTGGGGAGATCAAGCAGCTGGTGGATTCGGCTCTGGGGAACGACTACGACTGTGATGAGATGGAGAGGATGACACTCGCTGCCTCGCTGTGCACGAGGACATCTTCTGATTCCAGACCCGAAACGCCGCTA GTCCTGAAACTGCTTGAGGGGGATGACGAGACGGTCCAGTGGGCGAGGTCGCAGATGTGCGCAGGCTCGGACGTGTCGGACGAGGAGGCGATGACCCCGCGCTCAAACATGCAGTCTCACCTGAACCTGGCGCTGCTGGGCGTGGATGAGGAGGAGGACACGCTGTCGCGGTGCAGCACGGAGCGGACCGCCGACACCTCGGCGGACGGCGGGTACTGGAGCCGGTCCTCGAGCTTCGACTAG